A section of the Paenibacillus odorifer genome encodes:
- a CDS encoding AAA family ATPase translates to MKPILLKVAGLQSYREMQEIDFESLCETGLFGIFGPTGSGKSSLLDAITLAMYGKVERAVNGTQGIMNHSEDSLSVAFTFELTSSAGAHRYRVERKFKRTGEQTVSNTISRFIEVTPDGDNVMADKLADVTRCVEEHIGLKMDDFTRAVVLPQGKFAEFLSLRGVDRRQMLQRLFHLEQYGDQLALKLSRRVKENEAALRALEAEQQGLGSAGKEDVEAAAERLEQAAQHAVECRRKLEAALQVAERFTRIRELQEERTRRELQRQGLLSKEEEILLLERKLGQADEAEARLPALKAWRSAEEAFKSRLTRAEGQEVLAAAAEQEAARAAAAAAAAQAALAAEEPALRQGADTYRRALELESELGALRRELAALRERREEASRKLAELREGMARERELLAKGQKRQQELQQSLQPLGVRSQERQSLQEAMQRLQGLHSAESQWDKAEKERRERAAALAAAQARLAEAEGRREQQEASRGQLIREAALHQEKLLATEEAARTAAESLEQHISSLEAALKGHELHRLSLGLAKELEAGQPCPVCGSEHHPAPAVLQDNLEQQELESKLQQARVLSRRALEARHMFRGLREQDLVWLEQVFGDGAFDTVNHPAAAGSEVSTTEVSSTDMSIPDEKALAELDAAFLALKSQSGELRRTAIQWQQSMQEVQQLCLKEAAGAEGERSWVEGLTAKAEELSGQLTALRQNWVQQFPDLGPEEVEKAYRELLAKDAQAEEIRSRLEISVKFLDEKSASLQNLQETITGLDKELTQWNTQMEGKEELQREKERRLLEWTNGRAAAPLLAECERRLQELLAAVETSQRLHLTAAEKAQHEIKEAAITRQAAESAREHYVTSSHLWEQSLTSSPFSSAAEVEGAALAPEEREISSSRVRAHRAEEAEVSLQLRNIEEKLDGASLSEEEWQVSQESLSACKSEDEMSLQARARAERDLEDLRHRHIRWMELEAQRLEHASLQDHLSKLQTVLRGNAFVEYIAEEQLMQVCQSASQRLRFLSKQRYALEVDSGGGFVIRDDGNGGVRRPVSTLSGGETFLTSLSLALALSAQIQLRGQYPLQFFFLDEGFGTLDPELLDTVITSLERLHNDQLSVGIISHVPELRARLPRKLVVVPAEQGGGGSRILLEKM, encoded by the coding sequence GTGAAGCCTATTTTATTAAAAGTTGCAGGATTGCAGAGTTATAGAGAAATGCAGGAAATAGATTTTGAAAGTCTGTGTGAGACCGGGCTGTTTGGGATTTTTGGACCTACGGGCAGCGGCAAGTCCAGTTTGTTGGATGCTATTACTTTGGCGATGTACGGGAAAGTAGAGCGCGCCGTTAACGGGACACAGGGGATTATGAATCACTCTGAGGATTCACTCAGCGTGGCGTTTACCTTCGAGCTCACTTCCTCTGCTGGGGCACATCGTTATCGTGTTGAACGTAAGTTCAAGCGGACAGGTGAGCAAACAGTCAGCAACACCATTAGCCGTTTCATTGAAGTCACACCTGACGGGGATAACGTTATGGCGGATAAACTCGCAGATGTTACACGTTGTGTGGAAGAGCATATTGGACTCAAAATGGATGACTTCACGCGAGCAGTTGTATTGCCGCAGGGGAAATTCGCCGAATTCTTATCGCTTCGGGGCGTAGACCGCCGACAAATGCTGCAGCGCCTGTTCCATTTGGAACAGTATGGCGATCAGCTTGCGTTGAAGCTTAGCCGGCGGGTGAAGGAGAATGAGGCTGCGCTCCGCGCGCTCGAAGCGGAGCAGCAGGGGCTTGGCAGCGCAGGCAAAGAGGATGTAGAGGCAGCGGCGGAGCGCCTCGAACAAGCAGCCCAACATGCTGTGGAATGCCGCCGCAAGCTGGAGGCGGCGCTGCAGGTCGCGGAGCGTTTCACGCGCATTCGCGAGCTGCAAGAGGAACGGACCCGCCGCGAATTGCAGCGGCAGGGACTGCTCTCCAAGGAGGAGGAGATTCTCCTCCTTGAACGGAAGCTCGGCCAAGCTGACGAGGCCGAGGCTAGGCTTCCCGCGCTGAAAGCATGGCGAAGCGCGGAAGAAGCCTTCAAGAGCCGATTGACCCGCGCGGAGGGTCAAGAGGTGCTGGCCGCCGCTGCCGAGCAGGAGGCGGCGCGTGCCGCTGCGGCCGCGGCTGCTGCGCAGGCCGCGCTTGCGGCGGAAGAGCCGGCCCTCCGGCAGGGGGCCGACACCTACCGCCGCGCGCTCGAGCTCGAGTCCGAGCTCGGCGCCCTGCGGCGCGAACTCGCGGCTCTGCGCGAGCGCCGCGAAGAGGCCTCCCGCAAGCTAGCGGAGCTGCGGGAGGGCATGGCCCGGGAGCGTGAGCTTTTGGCCAAGGGCCAAAAGCGCCAGCAAGAGCTGCAGCAGAGCTTGCAGCCGCTCGGTGTCCGCTCCCAGGAGCGGCAGTCTCTGCAAGAAGCGATGCAGAGACTGCAAGGGCTGCACTCCGCCGAATCCCAGTGGGATAAGGCGGAGAAGGAGCGCCGCGAGCGTGCCGCTGCACTCGCGGCTGCGCAGGCGCGACTCGCGGAGGCCGAGGGCCGTCGCGAGCAGCAGGAAGCTTCTCGCGGGCAGCTGATCCGCGAGGCGGCGCTGCATCAAGAGAAGCTGCTGGCGACAGAAGAAGCTGCGCGCACCGCAGCAGAAAGCCTGGAGCAACATATCAGTTCTTTGGAAGCAGCCCTCAAGGGGCATGAGTTGCACAGACTGTCGCTTGGATTGGCTAAAGAATTGGAAGCAGGACAACCATGCCCTGTATGTGGCAGCGAACACCACCCGGCCCCTGCTGTATTGCAGGATAACCTAGAGCAACAGGAACTGGAGTCAAAGCTTCAACAGGCTCGGGTGTTGTCTAGACGTGCTTTGGAAGCACGCCATATGTTCCGTGGTTTAAGGGAGCAGGACCTGGTTTGGCTGGAGCAGGTGTTTGGTGATGGAGCTTTTGATACGGTAAATCATCCTGCGGCGGCAGGTTCAGAAGTCAGCACTACAGAGGTTTCCTCTACCGATATGTCCATCCCAGATGAAAAAGCTTTGGCAGAACTTGATGCTGCATTTTTAGCATTAAAAAGCCAGTCTGGAGAACTGCGCCGTACAGCGATACAATGGCAGCAATCGATGCAGGAAGTTCAGCAGCTATGCCTCAAAGAAGCAGCGGGTGCCGAAGGTGAGCGAAGCTGGGTAGAAGGCCTTACCGCCAAAGCTGAGGAACTGAGTGGCCAACTAACCGCTTTGCGGCAGAACTGGGTACAGCAGTTCCCTGATTTGGGACCGGAAGAGGTAGAAAAAGCTTATCGTGAGCTGTTAGCCAAGGATGCTCAAGCTGAGGAAATTAGATCCCGACTGGAAATCAGTGTCAAGTTTCTGGATGAGAAAAGCGCTTCGTTACAGAATCTTCAGGAGACCATCACCGGACTCGATAAAGAGCTTACTCAGTGGAATACACAGATGGAAGGCAAAGAAGAATTGCAGCGTGAAAAAGAACGGCGTCTTCTAGAGTGGACTAATGGCCGCGCTGCTGCCCCACTTCTAGCAGAGTGTGAGCGTCGTCTGCAGGAATTGTTAGCAGCTGTGGAGACCAGCCAACGATTACATCTCACGGCAGCGGAAAAAGCGCAGCATGAGATCAAGGAGGCAGCGATTACCCGCCAGGCTGCAGAATCTGCTCGAGAGCATTATGTGACTTCAAGCCATCTGTGGGAGCAAAGCTTAACCTCTTCACCGTTTAGTTCGGCCGCTGAGGTTGAAGGAGCAGCTCTCGCACCTGAAGAGCGGGAAATTTCATCTTCTCGGGTACGTGCCCATCGTGCTGAAGAAGCTGAAGTCTCATTGCAGCTGCGCAATATTGAAGAGAAGCTTGACGGAGCCAGCTTAAGTGAAGAGGAATGGCAAGTTAGCCAGGAGAGCTTAAGCGCGTGTAAGTCAGAGGATGAAATGTCTCTGCAAGCAAGAGCGCGTGCAGAGCGAGATCTAGAGGATCTGCGGCATCGGCATATTCGCTGGATGGAGCTTGAAGCCCAGCGGCTAGAACATGCTTCCCTACAGGATCATTTGTCCAAATTGCAGACGGTTTTACGTGGAAATGCTTTTGTTGAGTATATTGCGGAGGAACAATTGATGCAGGTGTGCCAGTCTGCTTCTCAGCGGCTTCGTTTCCTGAGCAAACAGCGTTATGCGCTGGAGGTTGATTCGGGCGGTGGCTTTGTAATCCGTGATGATGGAAACGGTGGTGTAAGAAGACCGGTCTCCACGCTTTCCGGCGGAGAGACGTTCTTAACTTCCTTGTCACTTGCACTTGCTCTTTCGGCACAGATTCAGCTGCGGGGGCAGTATCCATTGCAATTTTTCTTTTTGGACGAAGGTTTTGGTACGCTGGATCCGGAATTGCTCGATACGGTAATTACCTCACTGGAAAGACTGCATAACGACCAACTGTCTGTCGGCATTATCAGCCATGTTCCAGAGCTTCGGGCACGACTGCCACGCAAGCTGGTAGTAGTACCTGCTGAACAGGGTGGAGGGGGATCTCGGATCCTTTTGGAAAAAATGTGA
- the addA gene encoding helicase-exonuclease AddAB subunit AddA — translation MKAEIEAKPEGSIWSDDQWRAIAESGDDILVAAAAGSGKTAVLVERIIRKISKEENGFSVDRLLVATFTKAAAAEMRQRIREALDRELEENGEKDHLRRQLSLLGKASITTLHSFCLEVIRRYYQMIPIDPGFRILNEHEAEMMRQELLEELLEEKYGEVGADGEDSIFVQLADWFSGERSDDAVHALIQRLHDYARSHPWPAQWLRNTAADFSLPDTESLGGTPWVLSILEEAKLTLAGAASQLIQGREIALQPGGPAPYAENLTADLEMVNALQDAVNERPWAELYDIFMEVYFGKLKACKKDSTDPGLQEMVKELRDSVKKSILDLQKALFGRPPEVFLKELNEAAPLMAELAETVIAFGERYRIEKAGRGLVDFSDLEHYCLQILRHPDSTPGHSLPSDAAMEYRAQFDEVLLDEYQDTNSVQEEIVRLISRETPGNRFMVGDMKQSIYRFRLAEPGLFLDKYRSFGSHQIDDLSEITNESSSGSVIDLARNFRSRMEVVNAVNMIFRQIMNETVAEINYDERAELVYGANFPGAAEKGPDTFFAPELLLIDRGSAAGKSEETSEDGEAPLQESEAIESETAQLEARAIARRISQMTGMTGGSPLLIYDKGLKIMRPVIYGDIVILLRSARIWTPLIIEELRMEGIPAYGDLNKGYFEATEVEIALSLLKIVDNPQQDIPLAGVLRSPVVGLTEEELATVRMCSQGPFFQAVQMAVDMQDAKEAEEEYDLFSAHVIESASTVENNVLPDKDLPQISPELKRKLKHFLEQLESWRNAARQGSLSELIWRIYGESGYLEWVGGLPGGSQRQNNLKALYDRAVQFENDTAARGLFRFLVFISRLRENGGDLGVAGGGGEEGNGVRIMTIHKSKGLEFPVVFVAGMAKQFNRQDLHSPFLMHKELGFGPRFVERETRVSYPTLPYLAINRRTRLELLAEEMRVLYVALTRPRDKMILVGTVRDLPRKIASWSSVQNRDELLLADHLLARGRSYLDWVGPALIRHPAAAILRKLGGSEGTVSTVLHNDVSNWSISVQNASELNSGAFLPTDQTEDKVEERQAVLEALHKGESVNIYETETSDEIARRLEWNYPYAAASGIPAKTSVTELKALLSLQEQPSFDLLEEGNSTTSIENDKRPSVAGADSLHLRRPKFMEKRSLTPAERGTAYHTVMQHIPLEGSVDPMVVEETLARLQRVAILTAEQVEAVAPDQIEAFYNNELGRRLIASSWKLREMPFSYMVPAGEAYRGLDYMNEAVSELTPENNKEGFSEAVLIQGVIDCLFREEDRIILLDYKTDSVLEHQGGLEALKEKYRFQLELYSKALHDILGEPISEIWLYFFDGDHAVKL, via the coding sequence AATGCGGCAGCGGATCAGGGAAGCCCTTGATCGGGAGCTGGAGGAGAATGGGGAGAAAGACCATTTGCGCCGTCAGCTATCCCTGCTGGGCAAAGCTTCGATTACAACGTTACACTCCTTCTGTCTGGAAGTGATCCGGCGTTATTATCAAATGATTCCGATTGATCCGGGTTTCCGCATATTAAATGAGCATGAAGCGGAGATGATGCGGCAGGAGCTGCTCGAAGAGTTGCTGGAGGAAAAGTACGGTGAGGTAGGTGCGGATGGCGAGGATAGCATATTTGTGCAGCTAGCTGATTGGTTCAGTGGTGAACGCAGTGATGATGCAGTGCATGCGCTCATACAGCGATTGCATGATTATGCCCGCAGCCATCCTTGGCCTGCGCAATGGCTCCGTAATACTGCAGCTGATTTCTCATTGCCAGACACCGAAAGTCTGGGTGGAACGCCATGGGTGCTGAGCATTCTTGAAGAAGCGAAGCTGACACTTGCGGGCGCAGCCAGTCAGCTGATTCAAGGCCGGGAGATTGCACTGCAGCCGGGCGGTCCGGCACCCTATGCTGAGAATTTAACCGCTGATCTTGAGATGGTAAATGCACTGCAGGATGCCGTAAACGAACGACCTTGGGCAGAATTATATGATATTTTCATGGAAGTATATTTTGGGAAATTAAAGGCTTGTAAGAAGGATTCGACAGATCCTGGACTGCAGGAGATGGTGAAGGAACTGCGCGACAGTGTGAAGAAGAGTATTTTAGATCTTCAGAAAGCATTGTTTGGCCGTCCGCCTGAGGTTTTTTTGAAAGAGCTGAACGAAGCGGCTCCATTGATGGCAGAGCTTGCAGAGACAGTGATAGCATTCGGTGAACGTTATAGAATTGAAAAAGCAGGAAGAGGTCTAGTCGACTTCAGTGATTTGGAGCATTATTGTCTGCAAATTCTACGCCATCCGGACTCTACGCCCGGTCATTCCCTGCCTTCTGATGCAGCTATGGAATACCGTGCTCAATTCGATGAGGTTCTGCTGGATGAGTATCAGGATACGAATAGTGTGCAAGAGGAGATTGTGCGGCTAATATCCCGTGAAACACCCGGTAACCGGTTTATGGTCGGAGATATGAAGCAAAGTATCTATCGATTCCGTCTGGCGGAGCCGGGGCTATTCCTGGATAAATACCGCAGCTTTGGCTCACACCAAATCGATGATCTATCTGAAATTACTAATGAATCATCTAGCGGTTCGGTCATCGATCTGGCCCGTAATTTTCGCAGTCGCATGGAGGTTGTAAATGCCGTGAATATGATCTTCCGGCAGATTATGAATGAGACGGTAGCGGAGATTAATTATGATGAACGCGCTGAGCTTGTTTACGGAGCGAATTTCCCAGGTGCAGCAGAGAAGGGTCCCGACACCTTTTTTGCACCGGAGTTATTATTGATTGATCGTGGTTCGGCAGCAGGGAAGTCAGAAGAGACCTCTGAAGACGGTGAGGCGCCACTTCAGGAGAGTGAAGCCATTGAGAGCGAGACGGCGCAGCTGGAAGCGCGGGCAATTGCCCGGCGTATTTCACAAATGACGGGGATGACCGGTGGATCGCCGCTGCTTATCTACGATAAAGGACTCAAGATTATGCGCCCGGTTATTTACGGTGATATCGTGATCCTGCTTCGCTCGGCAAGAATCTGGACCCCTCTAATCATCGAAGAGCTTCGGATGGAAGGAATCCCTGCTTATGGTGATCTGAATAAAGGTTATTTTGAAGCTACAGAAGTGGAAATTGCACTTTCCCTCTTAAAAATAGTTGATAATCCTCAGCAGGACATTCCGCTGGCTGGCGTACTTCGTTCACCTGTGGTCGGATTAACGGAAGAAGAATTGGCTACGGTGCGTATGTGTAGTCAGGGTCCTTTTTTTCAAGCAGTACAGATGGCGGTGGATATGCAAGATGCAAAAGAGGCTGAAGAAGAGTATGACCTCTTCTCGGCTCATGTGATTGAATCCGCAAGCACCGTCGAAAATAATGTTTTACCTGATAAAGATCTGCCGCAGATCAGTCCAGAACTGAAGCGCAAGCTTAAACATTTCCTAGAACAGCTGGAAAGCTGGAGAAATGCGGCTAGACAAGGTAGTCTCAGTGAGCTGATCTGGCGTATCTATGGGGAGAGCGGCTATCTGGAATGGGTTGGAGGACTGCCTGGAGGCTCGCAGCGCCAGAACAATCTTAAAGCTTTGTATGATCGGGCTGTGCAATTTGAGAATGATACCGCAGCACGCGGATTGTTCCGTTTTCTGGTGTTCATTTCACGGCTTCGTGAGAATGGCGGAGATCTGGGTGTAGCTGGCGGTGGCGGTGAAGAAGGCAATGGCGTCAGAATCATGACCATCCATAAATCCAAAGGTCTGGAGTTCCCTGTTGTTTTTGTAGCCGGGATGGCAAAACAGTTCAATCGACAAGATTTGCATTCGCCATTTCTTATGCACAAAGAGCTTGGCTTTGGGCCACGTTTTGTGGAACGGGAAACGCGAGTTAGTTACCCAACACTTCCTTATCTGGCTATTAACCGGCGTACACGGCTTGAGTTATTAGCTGAGGAAATGCGTGTATTATATGTGGCGTTAACTCGTCCGAGAGATAAAATGATTCTAGTGGGCACCGTAAGAGATTTGCCACGCAAAATCGCTAGCTGGAGCAGCGTACAGAACCGGGATGAGCTGCTGCTTGCAGACCATCTGCTGGCCCGAGGGCGCAGCTATTTGGATTGGGTTGGACCGGCATTGATCCGGCACCCTGCTGCGGCGATTCTTCGTAAGCTGGGCGGTTCAGAAGGTACCGTCTCCACGGTGCTGCACAACGATGTCTCCAACTGGAGCATCAGTGTGCAAAATGCTTCCGAACTTAATTCTGGGGCGTTCCTGCCAACGGATCAGACTGAAGATAAGGTAGAGGAACGGCAAGCTGTACTCGAAGCACTGCATAAGGGTGAATCTGTAAATATATATGAAACAGAGACTAGCGATGAAATTGCTAGAAGACTGGAATGGAATTATCCGTATGCGGCAGCCTCAGGTATTCCGGCTAAAACTTCTGTTACGGAGTTAAAAGCGTTGTTGTCATTACAGGAGCAGCCCTCTTTTGATCTGCTGGAAGAAGGCAATTCTACAACCTCAATAGAAAACGATAAACGTCCAAGTGTTGCAGGTGCGGACAGTCTTCATTTGCGGCGTCCGAAATTTATGGAAAAACGCAGTCTGACCCCAGCGGAACGCGGGACAGCATACCATACAGTCATGCAGCATATTCCGCTGGAGGGTTCAGTTGATCCTATGGTTGTGGAAGAAACCTTAGCCCGACTTCAGAGAGTGGCTATTCTAACTGCTGAGCAGGTGGAGGCTGTAGCTCCCGATCAGATAGAAGCTTTTTATAATAATGAACTTGGACGTAGATTAATAGCTTCTTCTTGGAAGCTTAGAGAAATGCCATTCAGTTATATGGTTCCCGCAGGTGAGGCTTATCGAGGGCTCGATTATATGAATGAAGCCGTCTCGGAGCTTACCCCTGAGAACAATAAGGAAGGCTTTAGTGAGGCTGTGCTAATTCAAGGGGTCATTGACTGCCTGTTCCGAGAAGAGGACCGGATTATTCTGCTAGACTATAAGACGGACTCTGTATTAGAACATCAGGGCGGCCTAGAAGCACTTAAGGAAAAATATCGTTTTCAGCTAGAGTTATACAGCAAGGCATTACATGATATTTTGGGAGAACCGATCAGCGAGATTTGGCTGTACTTTTTTGACGGCGATCATGCTGTGAAATTATAA
- a CDS encoding exonuclease SbcCD subunit D: MRILHTGDWHLGRTLEGRSRQKEQEQFIDELVEIADFHKVDLIMMAGDVYDSVNPPAASEQLFYEAAARLSSGGRPLVVIAGNHDQPERVSSVSPLVLRQGITLVGLPTSEPVTVHAARTGEIAKIAALPYPSEARLGELLAGDSGEEELRLAYSARVGKLMQLLGREFTRQTVNLAMSHIYVLGGVESDSERPIQVGGAYTVDPSALSCGAQYTALGHLHRAQRVKGEGMIRYSGSPLAYSFSEAGQAKSVTLIDVAPGGEPTFEEIYLRCGRPLVRWSSTGGLQEVYNWLDEGRDASAFIDLEIRLSEAMSMNDIQRLRKSREGIIHIRPIYPQMELELEQISRSRMPVQELFRKFYQRQTGGAEPEDRLIELFLQLTEEERQQPEEGEEN, encoded by the coding sequence ATGCGGATATTGCATACGGGGGATTGGCACTTGGGCCGTACGCTGGAGGGAAGAAGCCGCCAGAAGGAGCAAGAGCAGTTCATAGATGAATTGGTGGAGATCGCCGATTTTCATAAGGTGGATTTGATTATGATGGCGGGAGATGTGTACGATTCCGTTAATCCACCAGCGGCTTCGGAGCAATTATTCTATGAGGCTGCTGCCAGGCTATCTTCAGGGGGCAGGCCCCTTGTGGTGATTGCCGGCAATCATGACCAACCGGAGCGCGTATCTTCAGTCTCCCCGCTTGTATTAAGGCAGGGGATTACCTTGGTAGGACTTCCAACCTCAGAGCCAGTGACAGTTCATGCTGCGCGCACGGGTGAGATTGCCAAAATCGCAGCCCTTCCCTACCCCTCAGAGGCACGTCTTGGTGAGCTGCTTGCTGGGGACAGCGGGGAAGAGGAGCTTCGACTGGCTTACAGCGCACGGGTAGGCAAACTCATGCAGCTGTTGGGAAGGGAATTTACCCGACAAACCGTAAATTTGGCGATGAGCCATATTTATGTGCTGGGTGGTGTAGAGAGTGATTCGGAACGCCCGATTCAAGTGGGTGGGGCTTACACTGTAGATCCTTCTGCTTTATCCTGTGGAGCGCAATATACTGCCCTAGGCCATCTTCATCGCGCTCAGCGTGTTAAAGGGGAAGGGATGATCCGTTATAGCGGATCCCCGTTGGCATATAGCTTTTCGGAAGCAGGACAAGCCAAGTCGGTGACGCTGATTGATGTCGCGCCGGGCGGTGAGCCGACCTTCGAAGAAATCTATCTACGCTGTGGGCGTCCACTTGTAAGATGGAGCTCTACGGGTGGATTGCAAGAGGTATATAACTGGTTGGATGAAGGTAGAGATGCTTCTGCTTTTATAGATTTGGAGATTCGGCTCAGTGAAGCTATGTCGATGAATGATATTCAGCGCCTGCGTAAATCACGTGAGGGGATCATTCATATTCGTCCGATTTATCCGCAAATGGAGCTGGAGCTCGAACAGATTTCCCGTTCACGTATGCCTGTACAAGAATTGTTCCGTAAATTCTATCAGCGGCAGACGGGCGGGGCGGAGCCGGAGGATCGTTTGATTGAGCTGTTCTTACAGCTAACCGAAGAAGAACGGCAGCAGCCGGAGGAAGGAGAGGAGAACTAA